A genomic region of Halobacteriovorax sp. DA5 contains the following coding sequences:
- a CDS encoding flagellar biosynthetic protein FliO: MARQLKLLFLALSLITTNAFARVEVGKVKLTKNGSTGVVTVGLKGKFDTTPELTIKDDIIQIALQDAIVWPKIEKQVSVNEKFDTKLLAYQFTKDVARVRAILPYDIKGNEDKVSLEVSDNEIKMYFPITTNKKEVAVTKAAPVKKAPVKQKSAEAYDESYLAKLLKDKEEVSKNNNKNNVKLEKTSESLLALAKEKNEQIEDTVSNLSSGVEKGGFQMSTYIFKFIGFFALFAAGIFFLMNFFRKGMLKKGGLGLFSNAKMVEVLSTTYLAPKRSLLVVRVQKQVFLMAQSEKGMDFLTEIKDTTEFFKEGEKALTGSNFDTNLDTANSGSKEFKLKEVAMNMKEASNSTTSSQQDILNSLAGQATQEEKVSLTAQIKKKVKDMKSLQ; encoded by the coding sequence ATGGCCAGACAACTTAAATTATTATTTTTAGCACTTTCACTTATTACGACGAATGCATTTGCTAGAGTTGAAGTAGGGAAGGTTAAGTTAACTAAAAATGGTTCAACAGGAGTTGTTACTGTTGGATTAAAAGGGAAGTTTGATACTACTCCTGAGTTAACAATTAAGGATGATATTATTCAAATTGCTCTTCAAGATGCAATCGTATGGCCAAAGATTGAGAAACAAGTATCTGTTAATGAAAAATTTGATACGAAGCTTCTAGCTTATCAATTTACTAAAGATGTTGCTCGAGTTCGTGCAATTCTCCCGTACGATATCAAGGGTAATGAAGATAAGGTAAGTTTAGAAGTAAGTGATAATGAAATTAAAATGTACTTTCCAATCACAACAAATAAAAAAGAAGTTGCAGTGACTAAAGCAGCTCCAGTTAAGAAAGCTCCTGTAAAGCAAAAGAGTGCAGAAGCTTATGATGAAAGCTACCTTGCAAAACTACTTAAAGATAAAGAAGAAGTATCAAAAAATAATAATAAGAATAACGTAAAGCTTGAAAAGACTAGTGAGTCTTTACTTGCTCTTGCCAAAGAGAAGAATGAGCAGATTGAAGATACTGTTAGCAATCTTTCTTCAGGTGTTGAAAAAGGTGGATTTCAGATGTCGACTTATATTTTTAAATTTATCGGCTTTTTTGCTCTATTTGCTGCAGGGATTTTCTTTTTAATGAACTTCTTTAGAAAGGGAATGTTAAAGAAGGGTGGATTAGGACTTTTCTCAAATGCAAAAATGGTTGAAGTTTTATCGACAACTTATCTTGCACCGAAAAGAAGCCTTCTTGTTGTTAGAGTACAAAAGCAAGTCTTTCTAATGGCACAATCTGAAAAAGGGATGGATTTCTTAACTGAAATTAAAGATACAACTGAGTTCTTTAAAGAAGGTGAGAAAGCGTTAACTGGATCTAACTTTGATACTAATTTAGATACTGCTAATTCAGGTTCTAAGGAATTTAAATTAAAAGAAGTTGCTATGAATATGAAAGAGGCGAGTAACTCGACGACTTCATCACAACAAGATATTTTAAATAGCCTTGCAGGGCAAGCAACTCAAGAAGAGAAAGTTAGCTTAACTGCTCAAATTAAGAAAAAAGTAAAAGACATGAAGTCTTTACAATAA
- the flhA gene encoding flagellar biosynthesis protein FlhA: MDDIFKRLKVLTENSDLAVAIGILAVLAVMIIPVPPVVLDLLLAITLSFSIIILLVSVYTKKPLDFSTFPAVLLVTTLFRLSLNVASTRNILLRSGSEGTSAAGEIIRSFGEFVVEGNFVVGIIVFIILVIINFMVITKGAGRVAEVGARFTLDAMPGKQMAIDADLNAGLINDEDAKRRRAEVAEEADFYGSMDGASKFVRGDAIAGILITAINVIGGIIVGVGQYNMNFSQAAETYTLLTVGDGLVSQIPALIISTAAGIIATRNTSEDNLGAQMSKQFKLHPKAVLIAGCVLLIFAMIPGLPKLPFITVGLALLYVSNKMENQITQEKLAAETVVEDEKKSTPESLEDLLNLELVELEVGYGLVNLVDSSQNGDLLERITYMRKQFALDWGVIIPSVRIKDNLELAPGGYSLKIKGVEVAQGELVPDHYLAMDPGSVIEPIDGIETIEPVFGLPAVWITEDQKDDAGFNGYTVVDLSTVLATHLTEILRTNLHELFGRQELVRVMDNFKEHYPKIVSDLVPEILPLGAVLKVLQNLLRENVSIRDLRTILESLSEHGVRIKDTDLLTENVRQSLYRTITESIKSANGDLPIFTLDRKIEEQVAGNLIQTENGQQVSLDPRITQSILASLNEKIEEATNMGEKMVVLCSPVIRGHFKKLTEKFIPNLIVVSHNELSPDVNIRSLGTVRL, from the coding sequence ATGGATGATATCTTTAAAAGATTAAAAGTTTTAACAGAGAATTCAGATCTCGCGGTAGCAATAGGTATTCTAGCAGTTCTTGCTGTTATGATTATTCCTGTTCCTCCAGTCGTTCTTGATTTACTTTTAGCAATTACTTTATCATTCTCAATTATTATTTTATTAGTTTCTGTTTATACTAAGAAACCTCTAGATTTTTCTACTTTCCCAGCAGTTCTTCTTGTAACAACTCTTTTTAGACTTTCATTAAACGTTGCTTCAACTCGTAACATTCTTCTTCGTTCAGGAAGTGAGGGAACAAGTGCTGCCGGTGAAATTATTAGAAGCTTCGGTGAATTCGTTGTTGAAGGTAACTTTGTTGTTGGGATTATCGTTTTTATCATTCTTGTTATTATTAACTTCATGGTAATCACTAAAGGTGCTGGAAGGGTTGCTGAAGTTGGTGCGCGTTTCACTTTAGATGCGATGCCTGGTAAGCAGATGGCCATCGATGCTGACTTAAATGCTGGTCTAATTAACGATGAGGATGCAAAAAGAAGACGTGCTGAAGTTGCTGAAGAAGCTGACTTTTACGGGTCGATGGATGGTGCTTCTAAATTCGTACGAGGGGATGCCATTGCTGGTATTCTAATTACTGCTATTAATGTTATCGGTGGTATTATTGTTGGTGTTGGCCAATATAATATGAACTTTAGCCAAGCAGCTGAAACATACACTCTACTTACCGTCGGGGATGGTCTTGTTTCTCAAATTCCTGCTCTAATTATTTCAACTGCAGCCGGTATTATTGCTACAAGAAATACAAGTGAAGATAATCTTGGTGCTCAAATGAGTAAGCAATTTAAGCTTCACCCGAAAGCAGTTCTAATCGCAGGTTGTGTTCTTTTAATTTTTGCTATGATTCCAGGACTTCCAAAATTACCTTTTATCACAGTTGGACTGGCGCTACTTTATGTTTCAAATAAAATGGAAAATCAAATTACTCAAGAGAAGCTTGCTGCTGAGACAGTTGTCGAAGATGAGAAGAAATCGACACCAGAATCACTTGAAGATCTACTTAATCTTGAACTTGTTGAACTTGAAGTTGGTTATGGACTAGTAAATCTTGTCGATTCATCTCAAAATGGTGATCTTCTTGAGCGTATTACTTATATGAGAAAACAATTTGCACTAGATTGGGGTGTAATTATCCCTTCTGTACGAATTAAGGACAATCTTGAGCTTGCTCCAGGTGGATATTCTCTAAAAATTAAAGGTGTTGAAGTTGCTCAAGGTGAACTTGTACCTGACCACTACCTTGCAATGGATCCAGGAAGTGTTATTGAACCAATTGATGGAATTGAAACAATTGAGCCAGTATTTGGTCTACCTGCTGTGTGGATTACTGAAGATCAGAAAGATGATGCTGGATTCAATGGTTATACTGTAGTGGATCTGTCAACTGTTCTGGCAACTCACTTAACTGAGATCCTGAGAACAAATCTACATGAATTATTTGGTCGTCAAGAACTTGTACGAGTTATGGATAATTTCAAAGAACACTATCCAAAAATTGTTTCTGATCTTGTTCCTGAGATTCTACCTCTTGGTGCCGTATTAAAGGTTTTACAGAATCTTTTAAGGGAAAATGTTTCCATCAGAGACCTTCGTACGATATTAGAATCGCTTTCTGAGCATGGGGTTAGAATTAAGGATACAGATCTTCTGACTGAAAATGTCAGACAATCGTTATACCGCACTATCACTGAGTCTATAAAGTCTGCCAATGGTGATTTGCCGATATTTACGTTAGATCGTAAAATAGAAGAACAGGTTGCTGGCAATCTCATACAAACAGAAAATGGTCAACAAGTTTCTTTAGACCCAAGAATTACCCAATCGATTTTGGCCAGTTTAAATGAGAAAATAGAGGAGGCCACAAACATGGGAGAAAAGATGGTTGTTCTTTGCTCACCAGTTATTCGTGGACACTTTAAGAAATTGACAGAAAAATTCATACCAAACTTGATTGTAGTAAGTCATAATGAATTAAGTCCGGATGTGAATATTAGGTCACTTGGAACGGTGAGGTTATAG
- the flhB gene encoding flagellar biosynthesis protein FlhB: MAEDTDQEKTEDPSQHRIDESRRKGEVASSKELTSVLVLAACIMTLGLSLLFIYQEMEEFIRWIMHLDPATAFTEKSLKTIANKTATTALICAAPVCIVSLCAGIIANVAQIGFIYAPEVLEFKPERIDPIKGTKNLFSMKAVVEAIKGVFKFIIVLGIVYLYMKDDIAQFVGFLHVDFFQAFVIGKDILIKLGFSILAGLVVVAVGDFAYQKYAHKKKLMMTKEEAKRESKEQDGSPEVKQRIRQIQREQAQKRMLADIQTADVIVTNPTHISIVIKYDQETMIAPGIVGKGADHLALRIREIAKEHNIPIVENVPLARALYKSVKVGEGVPRTLYKAVAEVLAFVYKLKKKQKAIS; the protein is encoded by the coding sequence GTGGCCGAAGATACAGATCAGGAAAAAACGGAAGATCCTTCCCAGCATCGAATTGACGAATCGAGAAGAAAGGGTGAGGTCGCATCCTCAAAAGAACTAACAAGTGTGTTAGTGCTGGCCGCCTGTATCATGACATTAGGTCTTTCACTTCTTTTTATATATCAAGAAATGGAAGAGTTCATTAGATGGATTATGCATCTTGATCCAGCAACGGCATTTACAGAAAAATCGCTTAAGACCATTGCAAATAAAACGGCTACAACAGCTCTTATTTGTGCAGCACCTGTTTGTATTGTTTCACTATGTGCTGGTATTATTGCAAACGTTGCTCAAATTGGTTTCATCTATGCGCCAGAAGTTCTTGAGTTTAAACCTGAAAGAATTGATCCAATCAAGGGAACTAAGAATTTGTTTTCAATGAAGGCAGTTGTTGAGGCAATTAAAGGTGTCTTCAAATTCATAATCGTTCTTGGAATTGTTTACTTATATATGAAAGACGATATTGCTCAATTTGTAGGATTTCTACATGTTGATTTCTTTCAGGCTTTTGTTATTGGTAAAGATATTCTAATTAAATTAGGTTTCTCAATTCTTGCAGGACTTGTTGTTGTTGCTGTAGGGGACTTTGCTTATCAAAAATATGCTCATAAGAAAAAACTTATGATGACAAAAGAAGAAGCCAAGCGTGAGTCTAAAGAGCAAGACGGTTCTCCTGAAGTTAAACAAAGAATTCGCCAAATCCAAAGAGAACAAGCGCAAAAAAGAATGCTTGCCGATATTCAAACAGCAGATGTTATTGTGACAAACCCAACTCACATTTCGATTGTTATCAAATATGATCAAGAGACTATGATCGCTCCAGGAATTGTTGGAAAGGGTGCTGATCACTTGGCCTTAAGAATTAGAGAAATTGCTAAAGAACATAATATTCCAATCGTAGAAAATGTTCCTTTAGCAAGAGCACTATATAAGTCAGTTAAAGTAGGGGAAGGAGTCCCTCGTACCTTATATAAAGCAGTAGCTGAAGTTTTAGCATTTGTTTATAAACTTAAGAAAAAGCAAAAAGCTATAAGTTAA
- the fliM gene encoding flagellar motor switch protein FliM, with product MAQVLSQDEVDALLNAVNDGDADDFLGEGGDFDDEAEDENIQPYDLTNQDRVIRGRMPILEIIYERFIRSFRVSLSNSLRKISTISMISTDLLKFGEFVNTLPIPSCMCIMKFNELRGPALLVFESKLAYAIIDSYFGGTDRPFTKIEGKEFTAIELSFMRKVMDMAIADLEEAWAQVHRIDAQYVRTEINSQFVGVVPPSDVIIATTLEVEFESASGTIMIVVPYSTIEPIKQKLSSNYQTDNDMADSIWTSAMNEHIKDTKAEIVVKLGEAEMTVGDLLTLQTGDIIPLNQEASSEVKGAIQGVEKLRCLIGTYKGNRAVQVTHVDKTPKVSMDIDVE from the coding sequence ATGGCACAGGTTTTAAGTCAAGACGAAGTCGACGCTCTATTAAACGCTGTTAACGATGGTGACGCAGATGATTTTCTAGGTGAAGGTGGAGATTTCGATGATGAAGCTGAAGACGAAAATATTCAGCCCTATGACTTAACTAATCAAGACCGAGTCATTCGTGGGCGAATGCCTATTCTTGAAATCATCTACGAAAGATTCATTCGTTCATTTCGTGTATCACTTTCAAACTCTCTAAGAAAGATCTCGACTATTTCGATGATCTCAACAGATCTTTTAAAGTTTGGTGAGTTTGTAAACACACTTCCGATTCCTTCGTGTATGTGTATCATGAAATTTAACGAGCTAAGAGGTCCGGCACTATTAGTATTCGAATCAAAACTTGCTTATGCAATCATCGATTCTTACTTTGGTGGAACAGATCGTCCTTTCACAAAAATTGAAGGAAAAGAATTTACAGCGATTGAACTATCTTTCATGAGAAAGGTTATGGATATGGCCATTGCTGACCTTGAGGAAGCATGGGCACAAGTTCACCGTATTGATGCACAATACGTAAGAACTGAAATTAACTCACAATTCGTTGGTGTTGTTCCTCCATCAGATGTAATCATCGCAACAACTTTAGAAGTTGAATTCGAATCTGCTTCAGGAACAATTATGATCGTGGTTCCATACTCAACTATTGAGCCGATCAAGCAAAAACTTTCTTCAAATTACCAAACTGATAATGATATGGCCGATAGTATTTGGACAAGTGCTATGAATGAGCACATCAAAGATACTAAAGCCGAAATCGTTGTAAAACTTGGTGAAGCAGAGATGACTGTAGGAGACCTGCTTACTCTTCAAACTGGAGATATTATCCCTTTAAATCAAGAAGCTTCAAGTGAAGTAAAGGGAGCAATACAAGGTGTTGAGAAGTTAAGGTGTTTAATTGGTACATATAAAGGAAACAGAGCGGTGCAAGTTACACATGTTGATAAGACACCTAAAGTTTCTATGGATATTGATGTCGAATAA
- the fliQ gene encoding flagellar biosynthesis protein FliQ, translated as MDFFSDIARQAITIGLMISAPMLAGALIMGILVSIFQAVTQINEQTLSFIPKILVIVGALVLTAPWMTDQLTTFTKDLIISIPSLVTGR; from the coding sequence ATGGACTTTTTTTCTGACATCGCAAGACAAGCAATCACAATTGGACTAATGATTTCAGCACCAATGTTAGCAGGTGCACTTATTATGGGTATCTTAGTTTCAATTTTCCAAGCGGTTACTCAAATCAATGAGCAAACACTTTCATTTATCCCTAAGATTTTAGTTATTGTTGGAGCTCTTGTTCTAACTGCTCCGTGGATGACGGATCAGTTAACAACTTTTACAAAAGATTTAATTATTTCAATTCCTAGTCTTGTTACTGGAAGGTAG
- the fliL gene encoding flagellar basal body-associated protein FliL, producing MADGSADNSYQGSGKNPLLTVALLLNIVLMGVIAYFQYQTHLKISQQSSVEDIVKAQMAEQSQDKDVVTTGEAQEEEGKLFPLDSFTANLAQGDGPQRYIRLNAVLKLSLNAKEEEYKARKPQIRDSIISILNSKRPNDLLKVQGKEYLKEEIKSAINSYLVDGKVLDVYYVGFQIN from the coding sequence ATGGCAGATGGAAGTGCTGACAATTCATATCAAGGAAGTGGAAAGAACCCTCTACTAACAGTAGCTCTACTACTGAATATCGTATTAATGGGTGTTATCGCTTACTTTCAATACCAAACTCATTTAAAGATTTCACAGCAATCGTCTGTGGAAGATATTGTTAAGGCCCAAATGGCCGAACAATCTCAAGATAAAGATGTTGTAACTACTGGTGAAGCACAAGAAGAGGAAGGAAAGTTATTTCCACTTGATAGCTTTACGGCCAACCTTGCACAAGGCGATGGGCCACAACGATACATTAGATTAAATGCTGTTCTTAAACTATCGCTTAATGCGAAAGAAGAGGAATACAAAGCAAGAAAGCCTCAAATTAGGGATTCAATCATTAGTATTTTGAACTCTAAGAGGCCAAATGATCTTCTTAAAGTACAAGGTAAGGAATACCTTAAAGAAGAGATCAAATCAGCTATTAACTCTTATTTAGTTGATGGAAAAGTTTTAGATGTTTACTACGTTGGTTTCCAGATCAACTAG
- a CDS encoding SpoIID/LytB domain-containing protein, whose product MRNLFISFIILSSLNSLARISPLDNLRSGHTIKVRVAKDLDNVMLEGVDLTRKVVATRNRKSFKGFKKIKVNCQNLQSAKSVKPQYLASLTSQTGLISFDRKQFMGQMHIVTSADGNSCDVVNEMDLDDYIATLLAKEMNASWPIEALKAQAVAARTYALHHMMISGLKNDTLYDLENSEKHQVNGTFNDVTASTLEAAKDTAGLVLTNGEGNLVPAFFHASCGGTTLIPSDVWRNDVHGYSTVKCDYCQKKKNWDSKITKLRFKKFLNWAMKKNYIEQQSLKKKLFLYPDKRDEKNLYVQNGVKKIKIKKSLFRRYFGRVEFPSNHFYMVDVGGAGLHFVGKGNGHGVGLCQVGSLGLAQKGKGHREILAHYFPKLNILKLY is encoded by the coding sequence TTGAGAAATTTATTTATCTCTTTCATAATACTTTCTTCATTGAATTCTCTGGCGAGAATTAGCCCATTAGATAATTTACGATCAGGACACACGATAAAAGTTAGAGTAGCAAAAGACCTTGATAACGTTATGCTTGAAGGTGTTGATCTGACACGAAAAGTTGTTGCAACAAGGAATCGTAAAAGTTTTAAGGGCTTTAAGAAAATAAAAGTAAATTGCCAAAATTTACAATCTGCCAAGTCTGTTAAACCTCAGTACTTGGCCTCTCTTACATCGCAAACAGGACTAATCAGTTTTGATCGCAAGCAATTCATGGGGCAGATGCATATTGTAACGAGTGCCGATGGAAATTCTTGTGACGTTGTTAATGAGATGGATCTTGATGACTATATTGCAACACTTCTTGCTAAAGAGATGAATGCTTCTTGGCCAATTGAGGCCCTTAAAGCTCAAGCCGTTGCTGCTCGTACATACGCTCTTCATCACATGATGATTTCTGGACTTAAAAATGACACTCTTTATGATTTAGAGAACTCTGAAAAGCATCAGGTTAATGGAACATTTAATGATGTGACAGCAAGTACACTTGAAGCTGCAAAAGATACAGCAGGTCTTGTTTTAACAAATGGTGAAGGTAACCTTGTTCCTGCTTTTTTTCATGCAAGTTGTGGGGGAACAACATTAATCCCTTCTGATGTTTGGAGAAATGATGTTCACGGTTATTCAACTGTGAAGTGTGATTACTGTCAGAAAAAGAAGAATTGGGATTCTAAAATTACAAAGCTTCGATTTAAAAAATTTTTAAACTGGGCAATGAAAAAAAATTACATTGAACAACAAAGTTTAAAAAAGAAATTATTCTTGTATCCAGATAAAAGAGATGAAAAAAATCTTTACGTACAAAATGGTGTAAAGAAGATCAAAATCAAAAAGAGTTTATTCCGTCGCTACTTTGGCCGTGTTGAATTTCCTTCAAATCATTTCTATATGGTAGATGTTGGTGGAGCAGGTCTTCACTTTGTAGGAAAGGGGAATGGTCACGGTGTTGGTTTATGTCAGGTTGGTTCTTTAGGGCTTGCTCAAAAAGGAAAGGGCCATCGTGAAATTCTGGCCCATTATTTTCCGAAATTAAATATCTTAAAACTTTATTAG
- the fliN gene encoding flagellar motor switch protein FliN, translating into MSDQTELNNQTQGLENFNTMEVEKLADEIRAGDDAINKLKVQNLDFILDIPLKVTVELGRTEVIIKDLLQLGQGSVLELDKLAGEPLEILVNGKLVAKGEVVVVNEKFGIRLTDIISPIERIENLK; encoded by the coding sequence ATGAGTGATCAAACAGAACTAAATAACCAAACACAAGGGCTTGAAAATTTCAATACTATGGAAGTTGAAAAACTTGCAGATGAAATCAGAGCTGGTGATGATGCAATCAATAAACTTAAGGTTCAAAACCTAGATTTTATCTTAGATATTCCTCTAAAGGTAACAGTTGAACTAGGTAGAACAGAAGTAATTATTAAAGACCTTCTTCAACTAGGACAAGGTTCGGTACTAGAACTTGATAAATTAGCTGGTGAGCCTCTAGAAATCCTAGTTAATGGAAAGTTAGTAGCAAAAGGTGAAGTTGTTGTTGTAAACGAAAAATTTGGTATTCGTTTAACAGATATCATTTCACCAATCGAGAGAATTGAAAATCTAAAGTAG
- a CDS encoding HU family DNA-binding protein: MNRKELVEAILKNKELSHLTKKDADAFVSTTLETIKKAVKKGDDVSLIGFGTFTKVRRAARTGINPATGEKIKIKAKTLPKFKPGKAWKEMF; the protein is encoded by the coding sequence ATGAACAGAAAAGAACTTGTAGAAGCAATCTTAAAAAACAAAGAATTAAGCCACCTAACTAAGAAAGATGCAGATGCATTCGTATCAACTACTCTTGAAACAATCAAGAAAGCAGTTAAGAAAGGTGACGATGTTTCACTAATCGGTTTTGGTACTTTCACAAAAGTAAGAAGAGCAGCTAGAACTGGTATCAACCCAGCTACTGGTGAAAAAATCAAAATCAAAGCTAAGACACTTCCAAAATTCAAGCCAGGTAAAGCTTGGAAGGAAATGTTCTAA
- a CDS encoding flagellar biosynthetic protein FliR, which yields MTIQITDIVPIIAFWLIFTRLLAINFQLPIYDNLPIPMIVKILSTLVMSFCFYPYIQGEVIKDIMYVGKDQFWALTIIYTLIGLVIGYLVKSIMGIFLSAGSIITQQIGFAAIRYFDPSSGQQVGPFERLIQWTVLVMVVSSGALLPMFKGIFESFYTIHIYDFGVFAKSHIFYIEAFKSIFIAAIMLATPLIFTNMLISTVLGIIARTVPQMNIIMVSFVVNIGLGLLVFTATSDEFFQVAFRMYTERLGEWFNFIL from the coding sequence ATGACAATTCAAATTACTGACATTGTCCCAATCATTGCGTTCTGGTTAATTTTTACCAGATTGCTGGCCATTAATTTTCAACTACCTATTTATGATAACTTACCAATCCCAATGATTGTTAAGATCTTATCGACACTAGTCATGAGCTTTTGCTTCTACCCATATATCCAAGGAGAAGTAATCAAAGACATCATGTATGTAGGTAAGGACCAGTTCTGGGCGCTAACTATTATTTACACACTTATTGGATTGGTAATCGGATATTTGGTAAAATCAATTATGGGTATCTTCCTGTCAGCAGGTAGTATTATTACCCAGCAAATTGGATTTGCGGCCATTCGCTACTTCGATCCATCTTCGGGTCAGCAAGTAGGTCCTTTCGAAAGGCTAATACAATGGACTGTTCTCGTTATGGTTGTTTCTTCAGGTGCTTTACTACCAATGTTTAAAGGGATTTTTGAATCTTTTTATACAATTCATATTTATGATTTTGGTGTATTTGCGAAGTCACATATCTTCTATATCGAAGCATTCAAATCAATTTTTATTGCTGCAATTATGCTGGCAACACCATTAATTTTTACAAATATGCTCATCAGTACGGTTCTAGGAATTATTGCTCGTACTGTTCCACAAATGAATATCATTATGGTTAGCTTTGTCGTCAATATTGGACTAGGTCTACTCGTATTTACGGCAACAAGCGATGAGTTCTTTCAAGTAGCATTTAGAATGTATACTGAAAGACTTGGCGAGTGGTTTAACTTTATACTTTAA
- the fliP gene encoding flagellar type III secretion system pore protein FliP (The bacterial flagellar biogenesis protein FliP forms a type III secretion system (T3SS)-type pore required for flagellar assembly.), protein MKNFLRALLIFSIGGWLSTIFAQQSTNLGLPGLSVNFGQGVDLVDTIELTILFTVLTLAPAVLILCTCFTRIIVVLSFMRQAIGTQSMPPNQLLIGFALFLSVFVMQPTGEEIYATAVKPYMDKKITTTLAVDRIEGSLRKFMNKQVRKADIGLFYDVTSRQAPQSIDDVPIHFLIPAFIISELKTAFQIGFLLYIPFLILDMVVASVLMAMGMMMLPPVVISLPFKLLLFVLVDGWQLVTGSLLRSFN, encoded by the coding sequence ATGAAGAATTTTTTAAGAGCATTATTAATATTTAGTATTGGGGGATGGCTAAGTACGATCTTTGCTCAACAATCAACTAACCTGGGACTTCCAGGTCTTTCTGTTAATTTCGGACAGGGTGTTGATCTCGTTGATACTATCGAACTAACTATTCTTTTTACAGTACTAACTCTTGCACCGGCGGTTTTAATTCTTTGTACATGTTTTACAAGAATTATCGTTGTTCTATCATTCATGAGACAAGCAATTGGTACGCAAAGTATGCCACCAAATCAACTTCTAATCGGTTTTGCACTCTTTCTTTCTGTATTTGTTATGCAGCCAACGGGAGAAGAGATTTATGCAACAGCTGTAAAACCTTATATGGATAAGAAAATTACGACAACTCTAGCAGTCGATCGCATTGAAGGTTCTCTGAGAAAGTTTATGAACAAGCAAGTTCGTAAAGCTGATATAGGTCTTTTCTACGATGTAACTAGTCGTCAGGCACCTCAGTCAATTGATGATGTTCCAATTCATTTTTTAATTCCTGCTTTTATTATTTCAGAGTTAAAGACAGCATTTCAAATTGGATTCTTACTATATATTCCATTTCTTATTTTAGATATGGTTGTGGCTTCAGTTTTAATGGCCATGGGGATGATGATGCTTCCTCCGGTAGTTATTTCTCTGCCTTTTAAATTATTACTATTTGTTCTTGTGGACGGTTGGCAACTTGTTACTGGATCACTTTTACGTTCATTTAATTAG
- a CDS encoding thioredoxin domain-containing protein: MKKALGIVMSLVLLTSCVGKDEIKKALKDDPTILAEAIKANPAEVMEALQVAAQNAKEAMAKKREEEENKKLHEFIENPLKPEIRSDESVRGTKGGIITLVEYSDFQCPYCTRGFDNVVKPMLDKYKGKVQFVYKHLPLSFHSEARIAAAYYEAVRLQSEEKAFKFHDILFTQEGQQKLRNLKEKYLKKTAKDLGVNMTKLAKDVKSDAVEKRIAQDEAEARKFDIQGTPGFVINGVPVKGAYPLSHFEMILGLLKEKGKLDI; encoded by the coding sequence ATGAAAAAAGCATTAGGCATTGTAATGTCATTAGTTTTACTTACGAGTTGTGTAGGTAAAGATGAAATCAAAAAAGCATTAAAAGATGATCCAACGATTTTAGCAGAAGCAATTAAAGCTAACCCTGCTGAAGTTATGGAAGCTCTTCAAGTTGCAGCTCAAAACGCAAAAGAAGCAATGGCGAAGAAAAGAGAAGAAGAGGAAAACAAAAAACTTCACGAGTTTATTGAAAACCCTCTTAAGCCAGAAATTAGATCAGATGAATCAGTTAGAGGTACTAAAGGTGGAATCATTACTCTAGTTGAATACTCTGACTTTCAGTGTCCTTACTGTACAAGAGGGTTTGATAATGTTGTTAAGCCAATGCTTGATAAGTACAAAGGTAAGGTTCAATTTGTTTACAAACACCTTCCACTTTCTTTCCACTCAGAAGCTAGAATTGCAGCGGCTTATTATGAAGCTGTAAGACTTCAATCAGAAGAGAAAGCATTTAAATTTCACGACATTCTTTTTACTCAAGAAGGTCAACAAAAACTTAGAAACCTAAAAGAAAAATACCTAAAGAAAACAGCGAAAGACTTAGGTGTTAATATGACTAAACTTGCTAAGGATGTTAAGTCAGATGCAGTTGAAAAAAGAATTGCTCAAGACGAAGCTGAAGCTAGAAAGTTTGATATTCAAGGGACTCCAGGTTTCGTAATTAATGGTGTACCAGTAAAAGGTGCTTACCCATTATCACACTTCGAAATGATTCTAGGTCTACTAAAAGAAAAAGGTAAACTAGATATTTAA